One genomic window of Mycteria americana isolate JAX WOST 10 ecotype Jacksonville Zoo and Gardens chromosome 6, USCA_MyAme_1.0, whole genome shotgun sequence includes the following:
- the LOC142410914 gene encoding D(1)-like dopamine receptor has translation MGNAAAGGGPRALRALTGCLLAALVLSTLVGNALVCLAVLRFRHLRAKVTNWFVLSLAVSDLCVALLVMPWKAVTEVAGGSWLFGSRFCDTWVAFDIMCSTASILHLCIISLDRYWAIASPFRYERRMTQRLACTMIAVAWALSILISFVPVQLHWHKAKDMRYPGSWLPGTPRCDVSLNRTYAITSSLISFYIPVAIMIITYTRIYRIAQAQIRRISTLERAGGQWPAHGKEPTSSLRSSLRKETKVLQTLSIIMGVFVCCWLPFFLLNCLLPFCQPELESDHEGQSPCVGQTTFNIFVWFGWANSSVNPVIYAFNADFRRAFSNLLCCRCFCCGTPKSTVERVNFSNELVSYHHDTTCQKEGAASWSVPPPAVTAWVQPIPHALSLQGEDSSEEMSMEKRPVTSQTQAAPGSSPKSQQVPAILQLDCEAELSLETITPCTGLGRCEGPHHSVPEG, from the coding sequence ATGGGGaacgcggcggcggggggcggcccgcgggCGCTGCGGGCGCTCACCGGGTGCCTGCTGGCCGCCCTGGTGCTGAGCACGCTGGTGGGCAACGCGCTGGTGTGCCTGGCCGTCCTGCGCTTCCGCCACCTGCGCGCCAAGGTCACCAACTGGTTCGTGCTGTCGCTGGCCGTCTCGGACCTCTGCGTGGCCCTCCTGGTGATGCCCTGGAAGGCGGTCACCGAGGTGGCCGGTGGCTCCTGGCTCTTTGGCAGCCGCTTTTGTGACACCTGGGTGGCCTTCGACATCATGTGCTCCACTGCCTCCATCCTCCACCTCTGCATCATCAGCCTGGACCGGTACTGGGCCATCGCCAGCCCCTTTCGCTATGAGCGCAGGATGACGCAGCGCCTTGCCTGCACCATGATAGCCGTGGCCTGGGCCCTCTCCATCCTCATCTCCTTCGTCCCAGTGCAGCTGCACTGGCATAAAGCCAAGGACATGAGATATCCaggctcctggctgcctgggacGCCCCGCTGTGATGTCAGCCTGAACCGCACTTACGCCATCACCTCCTCCCTTATCAGCTTCTACATCCCCGTGGCCATCATGATCATCACCTATACCAGGATCTACCGAATTGCCCAGGCCCAGATCCGCCGCATCTCCACCCTCGAGCGAGCAGGGGGGCAGTGGCCAGCTCACGGCAAAGAGCCCACCTCTTCTTTGCGCAGTTCCCTGCGCAAGGAGACCAAGGTGCTGCAGACCCTCTCTATCATAATGGGAGTCTTCGTTTGCTGCTGGCTGCCCTTCTTCCTGCTCAACTGTCTGCTGCCTTTCTGCCAGCCCGAGCTGGAGAGTGACCATGAAGGACAGTCACCCTGCGTTGGCCAAACCACCTTCAACATCTTTGTGTGGTTTGGCTGGGCCAACTCCTCAGTGAATCCAGTGATCTATGCTTTCAACGCAGACTTCAGGCGGGCTTTCAGCAACCTGCTGTGTTGCCGGTGCTTCTGCTGTGGCACACCCAAATCCACTGTGGAGAGGGTCAACTTCAGCAATGAGCTGGTTTCCTATCACCATGACACCACCTGCCAGAAGGAAGGAGCTGCCTCATGGTCAGTACCCCCCCCTGCCGTCACTGCCTGGGTGCAGCCCATACCCCATGCCCTAAGCCTTCAGGGAGAGGACAGCAGTGAGGAGATGTCTATGGAGAAGAGGCCTGTGACTTCTCAGACACAGGCTgcccctggcagcagccccaAGAGTCAGCAGGTGCCAGCCATTTTGCAATTGGATTGCGAGGCAGAGCTATCTCTGGAAACTATTACCCCCTGTACAGGGCTTGGGCGGTGCGAGGGACCCCATCACTCTGTTCCAGAGGGATAA